In one Syntrophales bacterium genomic region, the following are encoded:
- the cimA gene encoding citramalate synthase, which produces MSFDVIVYDTTLRDGTQGESISFTAEEKLRIACFLDELGFHYIEGGWPGSNPKDARFFEMAKTVHFKNAKLTAFGSTRRSDLSVHDCPNIRALLAAETPTVTIFGKTWDLHVTEVLNVSLDENIRMIRETVTFLKDRGKEVIYDAEHFFDGFKENPSYAEKTIITALEAGADMIVLCDTNGGSLPYEVEDIVRKVKEIVPCKKLGIHAHNDGGLAVANTLTAVLCGASMVQGTVNGYGERCGNADIISVIANLQLKMGKRCLSDDALSKLTKLSNFVSDIANVPPLNSRPFVGKSAFAHKGGVHVSAIIKNRRAYEHIDPRLVGNMQRVIVSDLSGKSNIEYKAKELGIDLGSNSDLSRKIVEEIKKLEDEGFSFDAADGSLSLLVKKLAGQFREPFTLERFSVISSKTANHPSHAQAVIKISVGDEEELTAAEGNGPINALDNALRKALLKFYPRLKEMHLTDFKVRIVEGSEGTAAKVQVSIESQDGEETWSTIGVSENIIEASWFALVDSIHYKLEKDERKKV; this is translated from the coding sequence ATGTCATTCGATGTGATAGTCTATGACACAACACTACGAGATGGGACGCAGGGTGAATCCATCAGTTTTACTGCGGAAGAAAAACTGAGAATTGCGTGTTTTTTGGATGAACTTGGATTCCATTACATTGAAGGGGGTTGGCCAGGATCGAACCCAAAAGATGCCCGATTCTTCGAAATGGCAAAAACCGTCCATTTTAAGAACGCAAAATTAACAGCATTTGGAAGTACAAGAAGATCCGATTTGAGCGTGCATGATTGCCCCAATATAAGAGCTTTACTAGCTGCGGAAACTCCTACGGTTACCATTTTTGGAAAAACGTGGGATCTTCATGTAACAGAGGTCCTTAATGTTTCTTTAGACGAGAATATAAGGATGATTCGAGAAACGGTAACTTTTCTCAAGGACAGGGGAAAGGAAGTCATCTATGATGCAGAGCATTTTTTTGATGGGTTTAAAGAAAATCCTTCTTATGCTGAGAAAACTATCATAACCGCTTTGGAAGCTGGTGCGGATATGATTGTGCTGTGCGATACCAATGGTGGAAGTCTTCCCTATGAAGTGGAGGACATTGTGAGAAAGGTAAAAGAAATTGTTCCGTGCAAAAAACTTGGAATACACGCCCATAATGATGGAGGTCTGGCTGTTGCGAATACGTTAACTGCGGTACTTTGCGGCGCAAGTATGGTTCAGGGGACGGTTAATGGGTACGGAGAAAGGTGTGGTAATGCGGATATCATTTCAGTAATTGCTAATTTGCAGTTGAAAATGGGAAAACGATGTCTTTCAGATGATGCACTGTCGAAACTCACGAAATTGTCAAATTTCGTGAGTGACATTGCGAATGTACCACCACTGAACTCACGGCCTTTTGTGGGTAAGAGTGCTTTTGCGCATAAAGGTGGAGTTCATGTGAGTGCTATAATAAAGAACAGACGGGCATATGAACACATTGACCCCCGTTTGGTGGGTAACATGCAAAGGGTTATTGTTTCTGATCTTTCTGGTAAGAGCAACATTGAGTACAAAGCAAAGGAATTGGGTATTGATTTAGGATCCAATAGTGATTTGAGTAGAAAAATTGTGGAGGAAATTAAAAAGTTGGAAGACGAAGGTTTTTCTTTCGATGCTGCTGATGGTTCTCTTTCCTTGCTCGTTAAAAAACTGGCTGGTCAATTTAGAGAGCCTTTTACGTTGGAACGTTTCAGCGTGATTTCTTCAAAAACAGCCAACCACCCATCGCATGCTCAGGCTGTGATTAAAATTTCTGTTGGTGATGAGGAAGAATTAACCGCGGCGGAGGGGAATGGGCCAATAAATGCCCTGGACAATGCTTTGAGGAAAGCTCTTTTAAAATTCTATCCAAGACTGAAAGAGATGCATCTGACAGATTTTAAGGTTCGCATCGTTGAAGGGAGCGAGGGGACAGCTGCAAAGGTACAAGTATCTATTGAGTCACAGGATGGTGAAGAAACCTGGAGCACCATAGGGGTTTCTGAAAACATTATAGAGGCAAGTTGGTTTGCCTTGGTGGATAGTATACATTACAAATTGGAAAAAGATGAGCGGAAAAAGGTTTGA
- a CDS encoding YggT family protein, protein MIAMKNLLLAFSKVLDIVFTLFMWIIIFRAVISWVNPDPYNPFVQFLYRTTEPVLGPIRRVMPFRGTGIDLSPLVAILLIYFLQTFLVRTLTQLALDGM, encoded by the coding sequence ATGATTGCTATGAAAAACCTTCTTCTCGCTTTTTCGAAAGTACTCGATATAGTATTCACCCTTTTTATGTGGATCATAATTTTTAGGGCGGTTATATCTTGGGTGAATCCTGATCCATATAATCCATTTGTTCAATTCCTCTACAGGACTACGGAACCTGTCCTTGGCCCAATAAGGCGGGTTATGCCCTTTAGAGGGACAGGCATAGATCTATCACCTCTTGTTGCCATTTTACTCATTTATTTCTTGCAGACCTTTCTGGTGAGAACGTTAACACAGCTTGCTTTAGATGGCATGTAG
- a CDS encoding L-threonylcarbamoyladenylate synthase, which translates to MIIAINSQNPQLRLIRKVVECLKAGGIIIYPTDTVYGLGCDLLNKRGIERIYEIKRKSKKQPLSFVCADLKHLSQYAIVSDFAYRVMRRYLPGPYTFILPASRLVPKIILPKRQTTGIRVPDHQICLAIVRELGRPIISTSVKNEEGELMNDPILVHDRFKHHVDLVIDGGIIPAQPSTVISLIDDTVEVVRIGKGDVRSFL; encoded by the coding sequence ATGATAATTGCTATAAACAGTCAAAACCCACAGTTGCGTCTCATCAGAAAGGTTGTGGAATGCCTGAAGGCAGGGGGAATAATTATATATCCCACCGACACAGTATACGGACTAGGTTGTGATTTATTAAATAAGCGGGGTATAGAAAGAATATACGAAATCAAGAGAAAAAGTAAAAAGCAACCTCTGAGTTTTGTTTGTGCTGACCTTAAGCATCTGAGCCAGTATGCTATAGTTTCTGATTTTGCCTACAGGGTTATGCGCCGATATTTACCAGGTCCGTACACTTTTATTTTGCCCGCCTCTCGGTTGGTTCCCAAGATTATTTTACCAAAGAGACAAACTACGGGAATTCGGGTTCCTGATCATCAGATATGCCTTGCAATTGTTCGTGAATTGGGACGTCCGATAATCAGTACGAGTGTAAAAAATGAAGAAGGGGAGTTAATGAATGATCCGATATTGGTTCATGACAGATTCAAACACCATGTAGACTTGGTCATTGATGGCGGGATAATTCCAGCTCAACCATCAACGGTAATTAGCCTTATCGATGATACAGTAGAAGTGGTTAGGATTGGAAAGGGTGATGTGAGGTCGTTTTTGTAA
- a CDS encoding alpha/beta hydrolase — translation MIEKRNVKGIELACWRNRDEWKEGDNFVVFIHGSGGNHTNWYYQYTAFGSQVNVAVLELPGHGSSQGSGESTVEAYVDWVRAALETFEIKKPVLVGHSLGAAIALTYAIKYGGDLVGIVPVGGGVKMPVNPEILEGLLKDPRPIFEFVAKISVSKKNRERFFESLLNDFLKVPPMIFRGDLIACNRLDISEAVKKINVASLIVCGAEDKMTSPKLSEELKASIPGSRLVIIEDAGHFVMMEQAQKFNEVLGQFIEELTQ, via the coding sequence ATGATAGAAAAGAGGAATGTAAAGGGAATTGAGCTTGCGTGCTGGAGAAACAGAGATGAGTGGAAAGAAGGAGATAATTTTGTGGTGTTTATTCACGGATCTGGAGGCAATCACACAAATTGGTATTACCAGTATACAGCTTTCGGCTCGCAGGTAAACGTCGCGGTTCTTGAGCTCCCAGGCCATGGAAGTTCTCAGGGCAGTGGTGAGTCAACTGTAGAGGCCTACGTTGATTGGGTTAGAGCTGCTCTGGAAACCTTTGAGATTAAGAAACCTGTACTTGTAGGGCACTCTCTCGGAGCGGCGATTGCATTGACCTATGCCATAAAGTACGGCGGAGATCTGGTGGGCATTGTGCCTGTGGGTGGTGGTGTGAAGATGCCCGTCAACCCTGAGATTCTCGAGGGATTGCTCAAGGATCCAAGACCTATTTTTGAATTTGTTGCAAAGATCTCCGTGTCTAAAAAGAATCGCGAGCGTTTTTTTGAATCTCTACTCAACGATTTCTTAAAGGTACCACCCATGATTTTTCGTGGAGATCTCATCGCGTGTAATAGGCTCGATATATCGGAAGCTGTAAAAAAGATAAATGTGGCGTCGCTAATAGTGTGTGGAGCTGAGGACAAGATGACGTCTCCTAAGCTATCTGAAGAACTAAAGGCTTCCATTCCAGGTAGCAGACTTGTTATTATAGAGGATGCTGGTCATTTTGTTATGATGGAACAAGCGCAAAAGTTCAACGAAGTTTTAGGTCAATTCATTGAGGAGCTTACCCAATGA
- the murJ gene encoding murein biosynthesis integral membrane protein MurJ — MNEVPVNRENAQIARAAGVVSAITMFSRILGFLRDMVVACFFGAGWKTDAFFVAFRIPNLLRRLLAEGSLTVSFVPVFTEYLRNRSTRAALELAEVAFTLLSIILLIVTFLGVVFAPQIVILMAPGFMNVSSQFELAVSLTRFMFPYIFFISLVALCMGVLNSFRHFAAPAFSPVILNVSMILCALFLRDFFAEPIFALAIGVIIGGFLQLAIQIPFLLLKGVNVRPNFTFNHPGIKKIGKMMLPAVFGAAIYQINVFVGTILASLLPKGSVSYLYYADRVVELPLGVFAIAVGTAVLPSFSTQVARGSIEEMKMTISFSLRLIMYIAIPATVAMILLREPIISALFERGAFDRISTTRTAEALLFYSLGLWAFSSIRVITSAFYSLQDAKTPMNAAIIALVINILFSVVLMYPMKHGGLALATSIASAVNVVILGVKLRVKIGSYLDNAFWFSILKIVLSSSVMGVSLVLFDYLIPWKGCLSVYQKIFYLFGCTFLGLFVFIGSSLILKCQEISMMIDSLKTRTKTI, encoded by the coding sequence ATGAATGAAGTTCCCGTAAACAGGGAGAACGCTCAAATAGCTCGGGCTGCGGGAGTTGTAAGCGCCATCACAATGTTTAGTCGGATCCTTGGTTTTCTCCGGGACATGGTGGTTGCTTGTTTCTTTGGAGCGGGTTGGAAAACAGATGCTTTCTTTGTAGCTTTTAGAATACCGAATCTTTTACGCCGTCTTTTAGCGGAGGGTTCATTAACAGTTTCTTTTGTTCCCGTGTTTACGGAATATTTGAGAAATAGATCAACACGAGCGGCACTAGAACTGGCAGAAGTTGCATTCACCCTCCTTTCCATCATCCTTTTGATTGTGACTTTTCTGGGTGTTGTTTTTGCGCCCCAAATAGTGATCCTCATGGCGCCTGGATTCATGAACGTGTCCTCACAGTTCGAGCTGGCGGTCTCACTGACACGTTTTATGTTTCCTTACATCTTTTTCATATCACTTGTCGCACTATGTATGGGTGTACTGAATTCTTTTCGTCATTTTGCGGCTCCTGCTTTTTCCCCGGTTATCCTCAACGTTTCTATGATCTTGTGTGCCCTTTTTCTACGTGATTTTTTTGCCGAGCCCATCTTTGCACTTGCTATTGGTGTCATTATTGGAGGTTTCTTGCAACTTGCCATTCAGATTCCATTTCTCCTATTGAAAGGTGTAAACGTAAGACCAAATTTTACCTTCAATCATCCAGGTATTAAAAAGATTGGAAAGATGATGCTTCCTGCTGTGTTTGGAGCTGCTATCTATCAGATAAATGTTTTTGTCGGTACGATACTTGCCTCCCTGTTGCCAAAAGGTAGTGTGTCTTACCTTTATTATGCCGATAGAGTTGTGGAACTGCCCCTAGGAGTTTTCGCCATAGCTGTGGGGACTGCTGTGTTGCCTAGTTTTTCTACTCAGGTAGCACGGGGAAGCATTGAAGAAATGAAAATGACCATCTCTTTTTCGTTGAGATTGATAATGTATATAGCTATCCCTGCAACTGTGGCCATGATTTTACTCCGGGAACCAATTATTAGTGCTCTTTTTGAACGTGGAGCTTTCGATAGAATATCAACAACAAGAACGGCAGAAGCACTTTTGTTCTATTCACTTGGTCTCTGGGCGTTTTCTTCAATCAGGGTAATTACATCGGCTTTTTATTCTTTACAAGATGCGAAGACTCCAATGAATGCGGCGATCATTGCTCTTGTGATAAACATTCTCTTCAGTGTTGTTTTGATGTATCCCATGAAGCATGGGGGGCTTGCACTTGCGACGTCCATTGCATCTGCGGTAAACGTGGTAATTCTAGGAGTTAAACTGAGGGTAAAAATAGGCAGCTATCTTGATAATGCGTTCTGGTTCTCTATTTTGAAAATAGTACTTTCTTCTTCAGTAATGGGTGTTTCGCTTGTTCTTTTTGATTATCTGATACCCTGGAAGGGATGTTTATCGGTGTATCAGAAGATCTTTTACCTTTTTGGCTGTACCTTTTTGGGCTTGTTTGTTTTCATTGGTTCATCTTTGATTTTGAAGTGCCAAGAGATATCCATGATGATTGATTCACTTAAAACAAGAACTAAGACGATATAG
- the serS gene encoding serine--tRNA ligase, with translation MLDMKFIRQNVDFVRRKMLERGLDIDLNPFLTLDKRRRDILLEVEQLRNERNTVSREIGEKKKRGEFVDELIERMSAVSGRIQELDEELEKVESELQAILMMIPNIPHESVVYGINSEDNPVVRHWGELPSFNFNPRPHWDIGEDLGILDFARGAKLAGARFTVYRGLGASLERALINFMLDLHIYQHGYTEVLTPFMVNRDCMIGTGQLPKFEEDLFHLEKVDYFLIPTAEVPVTNLHRNEILNEKDLPIYYVSYSPCFRAEAGSYGKDTRGLIRQHQFNKVELVKFTKPEDSYDELEKLTDNAEEVLRLLKLPYRTVSLCTGDLGFSAAKTYDIEVWLPSQNAYREISSCSNFEDFQARRASIRFRREGTKKVEFVHTLNGSGLAVGRTVAAILENYQQADGSVVIPDVLRSYMKGVDRITPMG, from the coding sequence ATGCTGGACATGAAGTTTATCCGCCAAAATGTAGATTTTGTCCGTAGAAAGATGCTGGAGAGAGGGCTCGATATTGATCTTAATCCTTTTCTTACATTGGACAAGAGGAGGAGGGATATACTTCTTGAAGTTGAGCAGTTGCGAAATGAGAGAAATACGGTTTCCCGGGAGATAGGTGAAAAGAAAAAAAGAGGAGAATTTGTTGATGAGTTAATTGAGAGAATGAGTGCCGTTTCTGGGAGGATCCAGGAGCTTGATGAAGAATTGGAGAAGGTGGAAAGTGAATTGCAGGCCATTTTGATGATGATACCTAACATCCCTCATGAATCGGTGGTGTACGGTATCAATTCGGAAGATAATCCTGTTGTTCGTCATTGGGGTGAATTACCGTCTTTTAATTTTAACCCAAGACCTCATTGGGATATTGGGGAAGACCTGGGAATATTAGATTTCGCTCGGGGTGCAAAATTAGCGGGGGCAAGGTTTACTGTTTACAGGGGTTTGGGGGCTTCACTGGAAAGAGCGCTAATAAATTTTATGCTCGATCTTCACATATACCAGCACGGTTATACAGAAGTCTTGACACCATTCATGGTCAACAGGGATTGTATGATTGGAACTGGTCAGCTTCCTAAATTTGAGGAAGATCTGTTTCACCTCGAGAAAGTGGATTATTTTTTGATACCTACTGCGGAAGTTCCTGTTACCAATCTTCACAGAAACGAGATATTGAATGAAAAGGATTTACCCATTTACTATGTGTCTTATTCCCCGTGCTTTCGGGCAGAGGCGGGGTCTTACGGAAAGGATACAAGGGGTCTGATCAGACAGCATCAGTTTAACAAGGTGGAGCTAGTCAAATTTACAAAGCCAGAAGATTCATACGACGAGTTGGAAAAACTCACTGACAATGCCGAGGAGGTTTTGAGGCTTTTAAAACTTCCCTATCGAACCGTGTCGCTTTGTACAGGAGATCTGGGATTTTCAGCAGCTAAAACATACGATATAGAGGTATGGCTGCCAAGTCAAAACGCTTACAGAGAGATTTCCTCATGCAGCAATTTTGAAGATTTCCAGGCGAGGAGAGCGTCTATTCGCTTCCGGAGGGAGGGGACAAAAAAAGTGGAATTTGTCCACACGCTGAATGGTTCGGGTTTGGCAGTTGGCAGAACCGTGGCTGCCATTCTCGAGAACTATCAACAAGCCGATGGCAGTGTAGTAATTCCAGATGTTTTGAGGTCGTATATGAAGGGGGTTGACAGGATAACACCGATGGGTTAA
- the proC gene encoding pyrroline-5-carboxylate reductase, whose protein sequence is MLSDKKICVIGGGKMGSALIEGLLSKNVISATNIYVTDIDEVRLSELESKFGVRTTKDNRQGVRETSISILAVKPQNMGEVLDEISDVVDETKLIISIAAGIKIGFIESKLGKKTRIIRTMPNTPLVVGEGMTALSAGENATADDLAIARYIFDAVGETVLVKEELMDAVTGLSGSGPAYCFIIVEALSDGGVQMGLPRDVAVKLAAQTLLGAARMVLKGNYHTGQLKDMVTSPGGTTIAGIRAMEEKGIRAALMAAVEAATLRSRTLGT, encoded by the coding sequence ATGTTATCAGACAAAAAAATTTGTGTTATTGGCGGTGGAAAGATGGGCAGTGCCCTAATTGAAGGATTGCTCTCCAAAAACGTCATTTCAGCTACAAACATCTACGTAACAGACATTGACGAGGTACGTCTTTCAGAATTAGAGAGTAAATTTGGTGTAAGAACAACGAAGGATAATCGTCAGGGGGTCAGGGAAACGTCCATCTCCATTTTAGCGGTAAAACCCCAAAATATGGGTGAAGTTCTTGATGAAATCTCGGACGTCGTTGACGAAACGAAGCTCATCATCTCCATTGCTGCTGGGATCAAGATTGGATTCATTGAATCAAAACTGGGAAAAAAAACGCGCATAATAAGGACAATGCCCAATACACCTCTCGTGGTAGGTGAAGGAATGACAGCACTATCTGCAGGTGAAAATGCCACCGCAGACGATCTTGCCATTGCACGTTACATTTTCGATGCAGTCGGGGAAACAGTGCTTGTAAAAGAGGAACTAATGGATGCAGTAACCGGATTGAGTGGTAGTGGACCTGCTTATTGCTTTATTATCGTCGAAGCCCTGTCCGATGGAGGCGTCCAGATGGGACTTCCCAGAGATGTCGCCGTTAAACTCGCGGCGCAAACACTACTCGGTGCAGCTCGCATGGTATTAAAAGGAAACTACCACACAGGTCAGCTGAAAGATATGGTCACCTCCCCAGGTGGAACCACCATTGCTGGTATCAGAGCAATGGAAGAGAAAGGAATTCGGGCAGCGCTGATGGCTGCAGTGGAAGCAGCAACACTTAGATCTCGTACTCTAGGAACATAA
- a CDS encoding Rne/Rng family ribonuclease, whose translation MKKVMLINAVHPEQKRMAIVENGRLVEYNVQMSVRENITGNIYKGIVMKVEKGLHAAFVNYGGRKDGFLPLKDVSPEYFRVVGEGSEDGRRYHTLLRPGQEVLVQVLRDVGEKKGALLTTYISLPGRYLVLLPNKSSAGISRKIEGEEDRRRLREIMSQINLEEGMGFIVRTAGISRTKQELLRDYQHLYRLWKQIQKLARELPAPALIYQESDFGIRSLRDYYTSDIEAIWVDDIETFRKMREYLRIVSPRNQNIIKLYVEKIPIFDKYEIEEQVNQIYQERVNLRSGGYIVIKPTEAMTTIDVNSGKASNKKNIEETAFRTNLEAAEEIARQLRLRDIGGLIAIDFIDMKDRYHRQEVERAFKRAISLDRARIQMLKISKFGILELSRQRRHSNIQEICFVSCPHCKGTGLRPTVEYLALGVFRKIESKAVTGEYTALKVSLPLAIADYLLNNKRSELLGLEAEYGMSIRISGNLDLSWDEVRIECIERDGLMLNDGDLSDMGLAGVQSDFDLWNTETECGRLADAFEVTHESKHNKKHPRRMERGSTLHSDTNSAYQVVCSFPGQDDFVPEDMDYYVSQDNAKSECKELPHESECGDLPTTESVVTASKSPDRKGRKRRTLDKWEGSPTKV comes from the coding sequence ATGAAAAAAGTAATGCTGATAAACGCTGTGCATCCAGAGCAGAAAAGAATGGCTATTGTTGAGAATGGAAGGCTTGTAGAATACAATGTTCAGATGTCTGTTCGAGAAAATATAACGGGTAACATTTACAAAGGTATTGTTATGAAAGTTGAAAAAGGGCTGCACGCAGCTTTTGTTAACTATGGTGGAAGGAAAGATGGTTTTTTGCCCCTCAAGGATGTTAGTCCAGAGTATTTTCGTGTTGTTGGTGAAGGTTCTGAAGATGGGAGACGTTACCATACTCTGCTCAGACCAGGACAGGAAGTGTTAGTTCAGGTTTTAAGAGACGTTGGTGAGAAAAAAGGGGCTCTTCTTACAACGTATATTTCTCTTCCCGGAAGATATCTAGTTTTACTTCCAAACAAATCAAGTGCTGGGATTTCCCGTAAGATCGAAGGAGAGGAAGATCGACGCAGATTGAGAGAAATAATGAGCCAAATTAATTTGGAAGAGGGGATGGGGTTTATTGTACGAACGGCGGGAATCAGCCGCACAAAACAGGAATTGCTTAGAGATTACCAACACCTGTATCGTTTATGGAAGCAAATACAGAAATTGGCTAGGGAATTACCCGCTCCAGCTCTTATATATCAGGAAAGTGATTTTGGCATCAGATCTTTACGTGATTACTATACAAGTGACATCGAGGCAATCTGGGTTGATGATATTGAAACTTTTCGTAAGATGAGAGAGTATTTGAGGATTGTTTCACCCCGTAACCAGAATATAATCAAGCTGTATGTGGAGAAGATTCCTATTTTCGATAAATACGAGATTGAGGAACAGGTTAATCAGATCTACCAGGAAAGGGTGAATCTAAGATCTGGGGGTTACATAGTTATAAAGCCGACGGAGGCAATGACAACTATAGACGTAAATTCTGGAAAGGCGTCCAACAAGAAAAATATTGAGGAGACAGCTTTTCGAACAAATTTGGAGGCAGCAGAGGAGATAGCAAGACAGCTTCGGCTTCGCGATATAGGTGGTTTGATTGCTATAGACTTTATTGATATGAAAGATAGGTATCACCGGCAAGAAGTGGAAAGGGCATTTAAAAGGGCCATTAGTTTGGACAGGGCCAGAATACAGATGTTAAAGATCTCTAAATTTGGGATACTAGAGTTGTCCCGTCAGAGAAGGCATTCAAATATTCAGGAGATATGTTTTGTTTCTTGTCCTCACTGCAAAGGAACTGGGTTACGCCCCACGGTGGAATATTTAGCTCTCGGGGTTTTCAGGAAAATTGAGTCAAAAGCCGTAACCGGTGAATATACTGCTCTTAAAGTTTCCCTTCCACTTGCCATTGCGGATTATCTTTTGAATAATAAGCGGAGCGAATTGCTTGGGCTTGAAGCTGAATATGGAATGTCAATTCGAATCTCTGGAAACCTGGATTTATCCTGGGATGAGGTGCGTATAGAATGCATAGAAAGAGATGGGTTGATGCTCAATGATGGTGATTTAAGCGACATGGGTTTAGCTGGAGTTCAAAGTGACTTTGATTTGTGGAACACAGAAACAGAGTGTGGGCGATTGGCGGATGCGTTTGAGGTAACACACGAAAGTAAGCATAACAAGAAACATCCACGGAGGATGGAAAGGGGATCTACCTTACATAGTGATACAAATTCCGCTTACCAAGTTGTGTGTTCTTTCCCTGGACAGGATGACTTCGTGCCGGAGGACATGGATTATTATGTCTCCCAAGACAATGCGAAATCAGAATGTAAAGAGTTACCCCACGAATCAGAATGTGGAGATCTACCCACCACAGAGTCTGTAGTTACAGCATCTAAAAGTCCGGATAGGAAAGGGCGGAAGAGAAGGACTTTAGATAAGTGGGAAGGATCTCCTACAAAAGTGTAA
- a CDS encoding transglutaminase-like domain-containing protein, with amino-acid sequence MSEIPNSVDFDDYLKPTYFIDSDSPIVTSFARNAVENSMSIKEKAVKLFYAVRDKIIYDPYRIEFSKEAFRASTIIGKGYGYCVAKAIVLTAAARSQGIPTRLRFADVRNHLTTERLRRLMKTDVFYFHGYSEFYINNRWIKVTPTFNLSLCEKFKVKPLDFNGEEDAIFHPFDKEGRRHMEYIFDHGPYTDVPYEKIIMMFKKHYPVYFDSDRQYRTGSFDREAELETEKTQNKRDLSFGYIHKPDSL; translated from the coding sequence ATGTCTGAAATACCAAACAGTGTCGACTTTGATGACTATCTAAAACCAACGTACTTCATTGACAGTGATTCCCCAATAGTAACTTCTTTCGCTAGAAATGCAGTTGAAAATTCCATGTCCATTAAGGAAAAAGCAGTAAAACTCTTCTATGCAGTGCGAGACAAGATAATATATGATCCTTATAGAATCGAATTTTCGAAGGAAGCTTTCAGAGCAAGTACAATTATCGGAAAAGGTTATGGATACTGCGTTGCCAAGGCAATTGTGTTAACTGCAGCGGCGCGATCACAGGGCATACCCACCAGACTTCGCTTTGCTGATGTAAGAAACCATCTAACAACGGAGAGGCTACGTCGTCTTATGAAGACGGATGTTTTTTATTTCCATGGATATTCGGAATTTTACATAAACAACCGGTGGATTAAGGTCACACCAACGTTCAATCTTTCCCTATGCGAAAAGTTTAAGGTTAAACCATTAGACTTTAACGGTGAAGAAGACGCAATCTTTCATCCTTTTGACAAGGAAGGACGGAGACACATGGAATACATTTTTGATCATGGCCCCTACACTGATGTGCCATATGAAAAAATTATAATGATGTTTAAAAAACACTATCCTGTGTATTTCGACAGTGACCGGCAATATCGAACCGGTTCTTTCGATAGAGAGGCGGAGCTAGAAACTGAAAAAACACAAAATAAAAGAGACCTAAGTTTTGGATACATTCACAAACCTGATTCTTTGTAA
- a CDS encoding DUF167 domain-containing protein — MKTKKLEKSVTFNVKVVPRSSQTEIVGFFDGELKVKVKSPPVDGRANGEVISLIASSLGVKTEDVTIIKGESASRKVIRVKGVEGEGLINIFKHKFHRKYQS; from the coding sequence ATGAAAACAAAAAAATTAGAAAAGAGTGTAACATTTAATGTAAAGGTTGTTCCTCGCTCCTCGCAAACGGAAATAGTAGGTTTCTTCGATGGTGAATTGAAAGTAAAAGTAAAGTCTCCTCCCGTTGATGGACGTGCAAATGGTGAAGTTATTTCTCTCATTGCTTCAAGTTTAGGTGTCAAGACTGAAGATGTCACAATTATAAAGGGAGAATCCGCCTCTAGAAAGGTCATCCGTGTTAAAGGTGTGGAAGGTGAAGGTCTTATAAATATTTTCAAGCATAAATTTCACCGGAAATATCAATCCTAG